The following proteins come from a genomic window of Candidatus Bostrichicola ureolyticus:
- the rplA gene encoding 50S ribosomal protein L1, whose product MKLTKKRKEVLKKIDKNKYYTLEQATVLIKDISLTKFDSSVDLAINLYTKNKIIRGIVTLPNGTGKDIRILALVTQDKFIEAKEANATYIGLDEYLEKIKNGWLDFDVIVTMPMIMTKLAPLGKILGPRGLIPNPNIGTISLEPGKAIKEIKSGKIEFITDRYGIIHVSIGKISFSSKNIEENAIELFKVLNNLLKTLKGTYVKSIYISSTMSPSIKINTNIL is encoded by the coding sequence GAAAAGAAGTATTAAAAAAAATAGATAAAAATAAATATTATACTCTTGAACAAGCTACTGTATTAATTAAAGATATTTCTTTGACTAAATTTGATTCTTCAGTTGATTTAGCAATCAATTTATATACAAAAAATAAAATTATACGTGGTATAGTCACTCTCCCTAATGGGACAGGAAAAGATATACGTATTTTAGCATTAGTAACACAAGATAAATTTATTGAAGCTAAAGAAGCTAACGCAACTTATATTGGATTAGATGAATATTTAGAGAAAATAAAAAATGGATGGTTAGATTTTGATGTTATTGTTACTATGCCTATGATAATGACCAAATTAGCACCTTTAGGAAAAATTTTAGGTCCTAGAGGATTGATACCAAATCCTAATATAGGGACCATAAGCCTTGAACCAGGAAAAGCTATTAAAGAAATAAAATCTGGAAAAATAGAGTTTATAACAGATCGTTATGGTATAATTCATGTTTCTATAGGAAAAATTTCTTTTAGTTCAAAGAATATTGAAGAGAATGCAATAGAATTATTTAAAGTTTTAAATAATTTATTAAAAACGTTAAAAGGAACTTATGTAAAAAGCATTTATATTTCAAGTACTATGAGTCCAAGTATTAAAATAAATACTAATATTTTATGA